A single genomic interval of Adhaeribacter pallidiroseus harbors:
- a CDS encoding ammonium transporter, with amino-acid sequence MKEKLSIVPFSLLVIFSVLGVALSGVPGSMPTEGLNSGDVAWMLAATGLVLLMTPGLALFYGGMVNAKNVISTMLQSFICMGVISILWIVVGFSLAFGDSIGGFIGDPRTYFMFNGVLESKPWPLAATIPLVLFAFFQLKFAVITPALITGSFSERIRFTSYILLACLFSMFIYAPIAHWTWHPDGFLFKMGVLDFAGGTVVHISAGCAALASAMYLGKRKTEQMHSTPANIPFVLIGTGLLWFGWFGFNAGSAVSASGLAASAFATTNTAAAAAGLAWILFDAFRGKKPSAMGFCIGVVVGLVAITPAAGYVGISVSIFIGTVAAIISNLAVSWRGKSSLDDTLDVFPCHGVGGIVGMLMTGIFAHQGINAANTTGNGLFYGETKLFLIHLTALGIVVAFSFLGTFVLLKITDLISPLRVSPEDENVGLDVSQHEEKLLVA; translated from the coding sequence TTCAGCGTGTTGGGTGTTGCCTTGTCAGGAGTACCCGGAAGCATGCCTACCGAAGGTTTAAATTCGGGCGACGTGGCCTGGATGTTGGCGGCAACCGGTTTAGTTTTATTAATGACTCCGGGCTTAGCCTTGTTTTACGGAGGCATGGTAAATGCTAAAAATGTTATTTCAACGATGCTGCAGAGTTTTATCTGCATGGGGGTTATTAGCATTTTGTGGATTGTAGTGGGCTTTAGCCTGGCCTTTGGCGACTCAATCGGTGGTTTTATCGGCGACCCGCGTACTTATTTTATGTTTAACGGCGTACTCGAAAGCAAGCCTTGGCCTTTAGCCGCCACCATTCCGTTGGTATTATTTGCTTTCTTCCAGCTAAAATTTGCGGTTATTACCCCCGCGCTTATCACGGGCTCTTTTTCCGAAAGAATTCGGTTTACTTCTTATATCTTATTAGCGTGCTTATTCAGCATGTTTATTTACGCGCCTATCGCGCATTGGACCTGGCACCCCGATGGTTTCTTGTTTAAAATGGGCGTGTTAGACTTTGCCGGTGGTACTGTAGTACACATTTCGGCGGGTTGCGCGGCTTTGGCTTCTGCCATGTATTTAGGAAAACGCAAAACCGAGCAAATGCATTCTACTCCGGCTAACATCCCGTTTGTACTGATTGGTACTGGTTTGTTATGGTTCGGATGGTTTGGTTTTAACGCCGGTTCGGCGGTTAGCGCCAGTGGTTTAGCGGCTTCGGCTTTTGCTACTACTAACACGGCGGCCGCTGCGGCTGGTTTAGCCTGGATTTTATTTGATGCATTCCGGGGTAAAAAACCTTCGGCCATGGGCTTTTGTATTGGCGTAGTGGTAGGTTTAGTAGCTATCACTCCGGCTGCGGGCTATGTCGGAATTTCGGTAAGTATTTTTATTGGTACGGTAGCCGCTATCATTAGCAATTTAGCAGTTTCCTGGAGAGGCAAATCCAGCCTGGACGATACGCTGGATGTATTTCCTTGCCACGGCGTGGGTGGCATAGTGGGTATGTTAATGACCGGTATTTTTGCGCACCAAGGCATTAACGCCGCCAACACCACTGGTAATGGTTTGTTCTACGGCGAAACCAAATTATTCCTGATTCACTTAACCGCTTTAGGTATTGTAGTAGCTTTCTCCTTCCTGGGTACTTTTGTACTACTAAAAATAACGGACCTGATTTCTCCGCTGCGCGTATCGCCGGAAGATGAAAACGTTGGTTTAGATGTATCGCAACACGAAGAAAAACTACTGGTTGCCTAA
- the purU gene encoding formyltetrahydrofolate deformylase, producing the protein MIHTLRIDCPDRKGLIYDITKVVFNHNLNIISNDEFVDNTLNHFYMRAEVEGEIQVEQVVAELYTVLPAGVVIQLVPPQKKNIVILVTKEHHCLGDLLLRYEFNDLQANILAVIGNYAVLEPLVTRFGIPFHYVTHEEKTREAHDAEMMQIVQSYQPDYIVLAKYMRVLNPAFVTKFPRQIINIHHSFLPAFIGANPYKQAFERGVKIIGATAHFVSNELDEGPIIAQNVIQVNHAHSARDMAQSGRDVEKIVLAQALKLVFADKVFVSGNKTIIF; encoded by the coding sequence ATGATTCATACTTTACGCATTGACTGCCCCGACCGGAAAGGCTTAATCTACGATATTACCAAAGTAGTTTTTAATCATAATTTAAATATTATCAGCAACGACGAGTTTGTGGATAATACTTTAAATCATTTTTACATGCGGGCCGAAGTAGAAGGGGAGATACAAGTAGAACAAGTAGTAGCGGAGTTGTACACGGTTTTACCCGCCGGAGTAGTTATTCAATTGGTGCCGCCGCAAAAGAAAAACATTGTAATCCTGGTTACCAAAGAACACCATTGCCTCGGCGATTTATTGCTTCGTTACGAGTTCAACGATCTGCAAGCAAATATTTTGGCGGTAATCGGCAACTACGCTGTTTTAGAACCTTTAGTAACAAGGTTCGGCATTCCGTTTCATTACGTAACCCACGAAGAGAAAACCCGCGAAGCGCACGATGCAGAAATGATGCAAATTGTGCAAAGCTACCAGCCGGATTATATTGTGTTGGCCAAGTACATGCGGGTGTTAAATCCGGCTTTTGTTACCAAATTTCCGCGACAGATCATCAACATTCATCATTCTTTTTTGCCGGCTTTTATAGGGGCCAATCCTTACAAACAAGCTTTTGAGCGAGGCGTTAAAATTATTGGGGCCACGGCCCATTTCGTGAGCAATGAACTGGACGAAGGTCCCATTATCGCCCAGAACGTTATTCAGGTAAACCATGCGCACAGCGCCCGCGATATGGCGCAGTCGGGGAGGGATGTAGAGAAAATTGTATTGGCCCAAGCCTTAAAGCTGGTTTTTGCCGACAAGGTATTTGTGAGCGGGAACAAAACGATAATTTTTTAA
- a CDS encoding Dabb family protein: MFVHHVFFFLKPDLDQEQQAAFEAGVKALLPIQHVKLGDVGKPASTDRPVIDRSYSYSLLLVFENLVDHDAYQVDPIHLNFVETCKQYWDRVQIYDSETV; this comes from the coding sequence ATGTTTGTACATCACGTTTTTTTCTTTTTAAAACCGGATTTAGATCAGGAACAACAAGCTGCTTTTGAAGCGGGTGTAAAGGCCTTATTGCCTATCCAACACGTAAAGTTAGGCGATGTAGGAAAGCCCGCGTCTACGGACCGGCCGGTAATTGATCGTTCGTATTCGTATTCCTTGTTGCTGGTATTCGAAAACTTAGTTGATCACGATGCCTACCAGGTAGATCCTATTCATTTGAACTTTGTAGAAACCTGCAAGCAGTACTGGGACCGGGTGCAGATTTATGACTCGGAAACCGTGTAA
- a CDS encoding copper homeostasis protein CutC: MNPLLLEICTDSVASCQEAEKGGAARVELCANLFEGGTTPTAGCLKIARQQVSIPIHVLLRPRGGDFCYSAEEFAVMQHDLDVIKSLGADGVVLGVLQPDGNIDLERTATLIEQARPLQITFHRAFDMVADPFRALEQLIELGVERILTSGQEKSALEGSELIAQLIQKAAGRIITMPGGGITDRNIARLKRETNAQEFHLTAREKVPSSMIYRNNNAFMGGELRVPEYELAFTSAGKVAKTQQALQANVS; encoded by the coding sequence ATGAATCCATTGTTGTTAGAGATTTGCACCGATTCGGTAGCTTCCTGTCAGGAAGCGGAAAAAGGTGGCGCGGCCCGGGTGGAGCTATGCGCTAATTTGTTTGAAGGCGGCACGACGCCCACCGCCGGTTGTTTAAAAATAGCCCGCCAGCAAGTAAGTATTCCTATTCACGTACTTTTACGGCCCCGCGGCGGCGATTTTTGCTATTCCGCCGAGGAATTTGCCGTAATGCAACACGACCTGGATGTGATCAAGAGTTTGGGGGCTGATGGGGTAGTGTTGGGCGTGTTACAACCCGATGGCAACATTGATCTGGAACGAACTGCCACTTTAATTGAGCAGGCTCGCCCCCTGCAGATTACCTTTCACCGCGCTTTTGATATGGTAGCGGATCCTTTCCGGGCCCTGGAGCAGTTGATAGAACTGGGCGTGGAACGGATTTTAACTTCGGGCCAGGAAAAATCCGCTTTGGAAGGGTCGGAACTTATTGCGCAACTCATTCAGAAAGCGGCGGGAAGAATAATTACAATGCCCGGCGGCGGCATCACCGACCGCAACATTGCCCGGTTAAAGCGCGAAACCAACGCTCAAGAATTTCACTTAACCGCCCGCGAAAAAGTACCCAGCTCTATGATTTACCGCAACAACAATGCTTTTATGGGCGGCGAACTGCGCGTACCCGAATACGAACTAGCTTTTACCAGCGCGGGTAAAGTAGCTAAAACCCAACAAGCGTTACAAGCGAATGTTAGTTAG
- a CDS encoding mechanosensitive ion channel family protein: MDLGLPIPYLFEKILHAAGLIIGSLVVGLLLKFLIFKALILYSRRRTSATTAPSIIRFVKRPLGYFLPVLVFSFVAPLMPFTGGSLEVMRRIIETSLIITFAWVLIGVVYVFEDVVRQSYQISKADNFRERKVITQLQFIKRLVVIAIAFVALALVLMSFATVRKIGTGLLTSAGIVGIIVGFAAQRSLANLLAGFQIAFTQPIRIDDVVLLEGEYGNIEEITLTYVVVKIWDQRRLVLPINYFIEKPFQNWTRSNAELLGTIFIYTDYTIPVDAVRTELERLAAASLLWDKRVCKLHVTESKEKTLELRALVSARDSSTAFELRCEIREKLVLYIQQNFPDSLPKTRNEVPAGAGTSFNSSLGEA, encoded by the coding sequence ATGGATTTAGGCTTACCCATTCCTTACTTGTTCGAGAAAATCTTACACGCGGCCGGACTAATTATTGGTAGCCTGGTAGTAGGGCTACTCCTCAAATTTTTAATTTTTAAGGCGCTTATTCTGTATAGCCGCCGCCGGACCAGCGCTACCACAGCGCCTAGTATTATCCGGTTTGTGAAGCGGCCACTGGGTTATTTTTTACCGGTGCTGGTTTTTTCGTTTGTGGCACCACTCATGCCTTTTACCGGCGGCAGCTTAGAAGTAATGCGGCGCATTATCGAAACCAGTTTAATTATCACCTTTGCCTGGGTACTGATTGGTGTTGTTTACGTTTTCGAAGATGTTGTCCGGCAGAGTTACCAGATTTCGAAAGCCGATAACTTTCGCGAACGGAAAGTAATTACGCAGCTGCAATTTATTAAGCGTTTAGTAGTAATAGCCATTGCTTTTGTGGCTTTAGCATTGGTGCTGATGAGCTTTGCCACCGTCCGAAAAATTGGTACAGGCTTACTTACTTCGGCGGGAATCGTGGGGATTATTGTGGGCTTTGCCGCGCAACGTTCTCTGGCCAATTTACTGGCCGGTTTTCAGATTGCTTTTACGCAGCCCATCCGGATTGATGATGTGGTTTTACTGGAAGGCGAATACGGTAACATTGAAGAAATCACGCTGACCTACGTGGTAGTAAAGATCTGGGACCAACGCCGATTGGTGTTACCGATTAATTACTTTATCGAAAAACCTTTCCAGAACTGGACGCGCTCCAATGCCGAACTTTTGGGTACCATCTTTATTTATACCGATTATACCATTCCCGTGGATGCTGTGCGAACCGAACTGGAACGCTTGGCTGCGGCTTCGTTGCTTTGGGATAAGCGCGTTTGCAAATTACACGTAACCGAATCTAAAGAAAAAACTTTGGAATTGCGGGCCCTCGTGAGTGCCCGCGACTCCAGTACTGCCTTTGAATTGCGGTGCGAAATCCGCGAAAAATTAGTTTTATATATCCAGCAAAACTTTCCGGATAGCTTGCCTAAAACGCGCAACGAGGTGCCAGCCGGAGCCGGAACCTCGTTCAATAGCAGCCTCGGCGAAGCTTAG
- a CDS encoding glycosyltransferase: MIDLNHPAKINEESLKQALLTEIAWEVCNQVGGIYTVIQTKVQSMMEQWGSCFFLIGPYFPKTAAAEFEPTDDYSSPFGQAVLKMRNMGYEVHFGHWLVAGNPLVVLLNPYSVYDRLGEIKYALWADHDIPSPDNDDLLNQTIAFGHLVKVFLSVLISPGITDRPVIAHFHEWMVGAAIPALRREQAKIKIVFTTHATLLGRYLAMNDPSFYDNLTSVNWLKEAQHFNIETAVRIERAAAHGAHIFSTVSQVTARECIFLLDRIPDVLLPNGLSIERFTAIHEFQNLHAKYKEKIHQFVMGHFFQSYPFDLDHTLYFFTSGRYEYRNKGFDVTLEALARLNYRMQEAGIKKTVVMFFVTKQPYTSINAHVLQSRAMMQEIRETCETIERQIGDRLFYYAASNSDFKLPNMGEFVDDYWQLRYRRNLQSWKTHILPSVVTHNLVHDHSDEILNFLRSSHLINNAHDRVKIVYHPDFISATNPLFGLDYGQFVRGCHLGIFPSYYEPWGYTPLECIARGVPAVTSDLAGFGDYLANRQVDEETARGTYVIKRRNKSFDDAVTQLTNYLFDYVRLTQRERISLRNSVENSSVEFDWKNLRKHYNRAYVLALEKEYT; the protein is encoded by the coding sequence GTGATAGATTTAAATCATCCTGCCAAGATAAACGAAGAATCGCTGAAACAAGCGTTGTTAACCGAAATTGCCTGGGAAGTATGTAACCAGGTAGGCGGTATTTATACCGTTATTCAAACCAAGGTACAGTCGATGATGGAACAGTGGGGTAGTTGTTTTTTCCTGATTGGCCCTTATTTTCCGAAAACGGCTGCCGCTGAGTTTGAACCGACCGATGATTACAGCAGCCCCTTTGGCCAGGCGGTACTAAAGATGCGTAACATGGGCTACGAAGTGCATTTTGGGCATTGGCTGGTGGCGGGTAATCCGTTGGTAGTATTGTTAAATCCATATAGTGTATACGACCGGCTGGGCGAAATAAAGTATGCCTTGTGGGCCGACCACGACATTCCTTCGCCGGACAACGACGATCTGCTAAACCAGACGATTGCCTTTGGCCATTTGGTGAAAGTGTTTTTATCGGTGTTGATTTCGCCGGGAATTACCGACCGGCCGGTTATTGCGCACTTTCACGAATGGATGGTGGGTGCCGCTATTCCGGCTTTGCGGCGGGAGCAGGCCAAAATAAAAATTGTATTTACCACGCACGCCACCTTGCTGGGCCGCTACCTGGCTATGAACGATCCGTCGTTTTACGATAATCTGACGTCGGTAAACTGGCTGAAAGAAGCCCAGCATTTTAACATAGAAACGGCTGTGCGCATTGAACGGGCGGCGGCGCACGGAGCGCATATTTTTAGTACGGTAAGCCAGGTAACGGCCCGGGAATGTATTTTTCTTCTCGACCGCATTCCGGATGTTTTGCTGCCGAACGGTTTAAGCATTGAGCGGTTTACGGCCATTCACGAGTTCCAGAACCTGCACGCGAAGTATAAAGAAAAAATTCACCAGTTTGTGATGGGGCATTTTTTTCAAAGCTATCCCTTCGACCTGGACCATACGCTGTATTTCTTTACTTCGGGCCGGTACGAGTACCGCAACAAAGGTTTCGATGTTACCCTGGAAGCCTTGGCGCGTTTGAATTACCGGATGCAGGAAGCGGGCATTAAGAAAACCGTGGTTATGTTTTTCGTAACCAAGCAACCATATACCTCCATTAACGCGCACGTACTGCAATCGCGGGCCATGATGCAGGAAATCCGGGAAACGTGCGAAACCATTGAACGGCAGATTGGCGACCGCTTATTTTATTACGCGGCTTCTAACTCCGACTTCAAATTGCCCAACATGGGCGAATTTGTAGACGATTACTGGCAATTGCGGTACCGCCGCAATTTACAATCGTGGAAAACGCACATCCTGCCGAGCGTGGTAACGCACAACCTGGTACACGATCACTCCGACGAAATTTTAAATTTTTTACGCTCGTCGCACTTAATTAATAATGCCCACGACCGGGTAAAGATTGTTTACCATCCGGATTTTATTTCGGCGACTAATCCCTTGTTTGGCTTAGACTACGGGCAGTTTGTGCGGGGTTGCCATTTAGGTATATTCCCGAGCTATTACGAGCCGTGGGGCTACACGCCGCTGGAATGTATTGCCCGCGGGGTACCAGCCGTTACCAGCGATTTGGCTGGCTTCGGAGATTACCTGGCCAACCGCCAGGTAGACGAAGAAACCGCCCGCGGTACTTATGTGATTAAACGGCGGAATAAAAGTTTCGACGATGCCGTAACGCAGCTTACCAATTACTTATTCGATTACGTGCGCCTGACCCAGCGGGAGCGGATATCGCTAAGAAACAGCGTTGAGAATTCGTCGGTAGAATTTGACTGGAAGAACTTAAGAAAGCATTATAACCGGGCTTACGTACTGGCCCTGGAAAAAGAATATACCTAA
- a CDS encoding deoxynucleoside kinase, with the protein MHIAIVGNIGAGKTTLAQKLAQHYKWALFEEAVDNNPYLKDFYDDMPRWAFHLQVFFLNSRFRQVQQIKHSEKSVVQDRTVYEDAYIFARNLYQSGMMSERDFENYFELYRSLVSLVTPPDLLIYLKADLPKLIEQIEKRNRAYESNISIQYLRSLNEQYENWISHYDLGKLLIIDVNKLDFVANPEDLGLIINKINLELFGLFR; encoded by the coding sequence ATGCATATTGCTATAGTCGGAAATATTGGAGCCGGTAAAACTACGCTGGCGCAAAAATTAGCGCAGCATTACAAATGGGCGCTGTTCGAAGAAGCTGTAGATAATAATCCCTATTTAAAAGATTTTTACGACGACATGCCCCGCTGGGCCTTTCACCTGCAGGTCTTTTTCCTGAACAGCCGTTTCCGGCAAGTACAGCAAATTAAGCACAGCGAAAAGAGTGTGGTGCAGGACCGTACGGTTTACGAAGATGCCTACATTTTTGCCCGCAACCTGTATCAATCGGGCATGATGAGCGAGCGCGATTTTGAAAATTATTTCGAACTGTACCGGTCGCTGGTAAGTTTAGTTACCCCACCCGATTTATTAATTTACTTAAAAGCCGATTTACCGAAATTAATTGAGCAAATTGAAAAACGGAACCGCGCGTACGAAAGCAACATCAGTATTCAGTATTTGCGCAGCTTAAACGAACAGTACGAAAACTGGATCAGCCATTATGATTTGGGAAAATTGCTTATTATTGATGTAAACAAGCTGGATTTTGTCGCCAACCCGGAAGATTTAGGTTTAATCATTAATAAAATAAATCTGGAATTATTCGGTCTTTTCCGGTAA
- a CDS encoding type II toxin-antitoxin system VapC family toxin: protein MKPVLVDTDILSEFLRGTPKVVENAEKYLLTYDAINFSIITYYEILNGLLYKDARKQLEKFTDFADLNKVLPLTISATRQAAEIYADLRKTGQPIGHTDCLIAGIALTNGLQLVTNNTDHFRRVKGLEMINWLP from the coding sequence ATGAAGCCTGTTCTTGTTGACACAGATATCCTTTCTGAATTTCTTCGTGGCACTCCTAAAGTGGTAGAAAATGCAGAAAAATATCTCTTGACCTATGATGCTATCAATTTCAGCATTATCACCTATTACGAGATATTAAACGGGTTACTATACAAAGACGCCAGAAAACAACTTGAAAAGTTTACTGACTTTGCCGACCTTAATAAGGTACTCCCGCTAACAATCAGCGCGACCAGACAGGCGGCAGAAATTTACGCTGATCTTAGAAAAACAGGTCAGCCTATAGGACACACAGATTGCTTAATTGCTGGTATCGCATTGACCAACGGTTTGCAACTCGTTACAAACAACACAGACCACTTTAGAAGAGTAAAAGGCCTAGAAATGATTAACTGGTTGCCGTAA
- a CDS encoding TonB-dependent receptor — MKIFFTLAIFLLSEAAWGQSFLLEGTVTDRKDNSPLPGATVLLLRLPDSTQSAVITDATGRFAFQQTPGRYLLRISFLSYQTVERPISLTNAPLNVGAIALSSDTRQLKEVQIIGKTPTAVQKGDTTELNARAFKTNPDANATDLIQKMPGINVQDGQVKAQGENVQRVLVDGKEFFGDDVNATLNNLPAEVIDKIQILEEQSEQAKVSGFDDGTRVKTLNIVTRADRRTGQFGRVYAGAGTDARYQVGGSLNMFKPGQRLTILGQSNSINQQNFSGEDLIGVSGGGGGGGRGGRGGGGGPGGGGFGGGNDFAVPQLNGITKTHSGGLNYSGQFGKKLEISGSYFGNYTDNDAYEKSFLQYVVNQRLPYNAESEINNSATQNHNHRLNFRLEYKIDSANTIFLRPRLSLQGRDALSGINRSRSLDTALVTETAGQSNSKSLGINFTNEFTLQHRFAKRGRSLSIGLGTSINNRNVDSYNQSETEQFNPDELISINQRNDQEVKGWSLTPSVSFSEPLSKLSQLQLNYSGTIQRNESDRRAYNFTDEEEGYNAFDPRFSNTFVNFNPQHRVGVGYRFRTQDNKINFNFNTSYQYSELNNEREFPTKNSFSRGFHNVVPNARLQYNITKQKNFRLFYRGATNPPSVDQLQDVVTLSNDSLRFTIGNPNLNQYYRHFANIRYSATNLEKASTFFIGLNASVNQNPIVNATIIADSTEVIFGVPLIRNQQITRPTNVNGQYNFNGFVNYGIPIKAIKTNVNVDANAGYNKNPGYLNGVLNYSYTQTYGVGLTLSSNISENLDFTLASNGNMNLTRNSASVGQNNNYYTINNRARLNWIFWKNFVLQSDFTQRIYSGLSANYNQNYSLWNVSVGKKFFPKRNGDLRLIVYDLLKQNNSIQRNIQPTYIEDVETRTLQRYFMLSFTYTIRQYNGNATGNNLNNPGNRGDRERRPGDFNPGNRDFGPGRSGGGPRN; from the coding sequence ATGAAAATATTTTTTACGCTTGCTATTTTTCTTTTATCCGAAGCAGCTTGGGGCCAATCTTTTTTGCTGGAAGGTACCGTAACCGATCGTAAAGACAATTCGCCTTTGCCCGGCGCCACGGTGTTGCTCCTGCGCTTACCCGATTCCACACAGTCGGCGGTAATAACGGATGCTACCGGCAGATTTGCTTTTCAGCAAACGCCGGGTAGGTACTTGCTACGAATCTCGTTTTTAAGCTATCAAACCGTGGAGCGGCCCATCAGTCTTACTAATGCCCCTTTAAACGTAGGCGCTATTGCTCTATCTTCCGACACCCGCCAGTTAAAAGAAGTGCAGATTATTGGCAAAACCCCCACGGCCGTACAAAAAGGCGATACTACCGAGCTCAATGCCCGCGCTTTTAAAACCAACCCCGACGCGAATGCTACCGATCTTATTCAGAAAATGCCCGGCATTAACGTGCAGGATGGCCAGGTAAAAGCCCAGGGCGAAAACGTACAGCGCGTACTGGTAGATGGTAAAGAGTTTTTTGGCGATGATGTAAATGCCACACTCAATAACTTGCCGGCGGAGGTAATTGATAAAATTCAAATTCTGGAAGAACAAAGCGAACAGGCCAAGGTGTCGGGTTTTGATGATGGAACCCGCGTTAAAACTTTAAATATTGTAACGCGGGCGGATCGGAGAACGGGGCAGTTTGGGCGGGTTTACGCCGGTGCCGGCACCGATGCTCGCTACCAGGTAGGCGGCAGTTTAAATATGTTTAAGCCGGGGCAGCGTTTAACCATTCTGGGGCAATCAAACTCCATAAACCAGCAAAATTTTTCCGGCGAAGATTTAATCGGCGTATCGGGTGGTGGGGGAGGCGGCGGTCGCGGTGGAAGAGGGGGTGGCGGTGGCCCAGGTGGCGGTGGTTTTGGCGGCGGTAACGACTTTGCCGTTCCGCAGTTAAACGGCATCACCAAAACGCATTCGGGGGGCTTAAACTATTCGGGCCAGTTTGGTAAAAAATTAGAAATCAGCGGCAGCTACTTCGGAAATTACACCGATAACGATGCCTACGAAAAATCTTTTTTGCAATACGTAGTTAATCAGCGGCTACCTTATAACGCGGAGAGCGAAATAAACAATTCGGCCACCCAAAACCATAATCACCGTTTAAATTTTCGGTTAGAATACAAGATCGACTCGGCCAATACTATTTTTTTGCGGCCCCGCTTAAGTTTGCAGGGCCGGGATGCGTTATCGGGCATCAACCGGAGCCGGAGCCTGGATACTGCTTTGGTAACCGAAACGGCCGGCCAGAGTAATTCCAAATCACTGGGTATTAACTTTACCAACGAATTCACTTTGCAGCACCGGTTTGCCAAACGCGGCCGGTCGCTTTCCATTGGTTTAGGTACCAGTATTAACAACCGCAACGTTGATTCGTATAACCAGTCCGAAACGGAACAATTTAACCCGGACGAGTTGATCTCCATCAATCAGCGCAACGATCAGGAAGTAAAAGGCTGGAGTTTAACGCCGTCTGTTTCGTTTTCGGAACCGCTGAGTAAGCTTAGTCAATTGCAACTAAATTATTCGGGTACCATCCAGCGCAACGAGTCGGATCGGCGGGCTTATAACTTTACTGACGAAGAAGAAGGCTACAACGCGTTTGATCCGCGCTTTTCCAATACCTTCGTTAATTTTAACCCACAACACCGGGTAGGCGTAGGTTACCGTTTCCGGACGCAGGATAATAAGATTAATTTTAATTTTAATACCTCCTACCAATACTCCGAGTTAAACAACGAGCGGGAATTTCCAACCAAAAACTCTTTTTCCCGCGGCTTTCATAATGTGGTGCCCAATGCCCGGTTGCAGTACAACATTACCAAACAGAAAAACTTCCGGCTCTTTTACCGGGGCGCAACCAATCCGCCGTCGGTAGACCAATTACAGGATGTAGTTACGCTCAGCAACGATTCCTTACGTTTTACCATTGGTAACCCCAACCTGAACCAATATTACCGGCATTTTGCCAACATTCGCTACTCCGCTACTAACCTGGAAAAAGCCAGTACTTTTTTTATTGGCCTCAACGCTTCGGTTAATCAAAATCCGATTGTAAACGCAACCATTATTGCCGACTCTACCGAAGTAATTTTTGGCGTGCCGCTGATTCGGAACCAGCAGATAACCCGCCCCACAAACGTAAACGGGCAGTATAATTTTAACGGCTTCGTCAATTATGGTATTCCCATAAAAGCGATTAAAACCAACGTAAACGTAGATGCTAATGCAGGTTACAACAAAAATCCGGGGTATTTAAACGGGGTGCTTAATTATTCTTACACGCAAACCTATGGCGTAGGCTTAACTTTAAGCAGCAACATCAGTGAGAATTTAGATTTTACTTTAGCCAGTAACGGAAACATGAATTTAACCCGGAACTCGGCTTCGGTGGGCCAAAACAATAATTATTACACCATTAACAATCGCGCCCGACTAAACTGGATTTTCTGGAAAAATTTTGTGTTACAATCTGATTTTACGCAGCGCATTTACTCGGGCTTAAGTGCCAACTATAACCAAAACTACAGTTTATGGAATGTGAGCGTGGGTAAAAAGTTTTTCCCCAAGCGTAATGGCGACCTGCGTTTGATTGTGTACGATTTGCTAAAACAAAACAACAGCATCCAACGCAACATTCAGCCTACGTACATCGAAGACGTAGAAACCCGCACGCTGCAACGGTATTTTATGCTTTCATTTACCTATACTATCCGGCAGTATAACGGTAATGCTACAGGCAATAACCTTAATAATCCAGGTAATCGGGGCGATCGGGAACGGCGACCAGGCGATTTTAATCCCGGGAACCGCGATTTTGGCCCAGGCAGATCAGGTGGTGGTCCCCGGAATTAA
- the nadD gene encoding nicotinate (nicotinamide) nucleotide adenylyltransferase, whose product MKVGLLFGSFNPIHTGHLILANYMANNTDLSAVWLVVSPQNPFKASASLLHEFDRLHMVNLAIDKNTRLGVSDIEFKMPKPSYTIDSLTYLQDKYPSYEFVLIIGEDNLPSFPKWKNYEQILNFFQVYVYPRSGTPPSALKDHPKVKMVPAPMLDISATFIRDCVHQGKSITYMVPEEVENYIKLKKFWL is encoded by the coding sequence ATGAAAGTTGGCCTGCTTTTCGGCTCTTTTAATCCTATTCATACCGGGCATTTAATTTTAGCCAATTACATGGCCAACAATACCGACTTAAGCGCCGTGTGGCTGGTAGTTTCCCCACAAAATCCTTTTAAGGCCAGTGCTTCGCTTTTACACGAGTTCGACCGATTGCACATGGTAAACTTGGCCATTGATAAAAATACCCGCTTAGGCGTATCGGACATTGAGTTTAAAATGCCGAAGCCCAGCTACACCATTGATTCGCTTACCTACCTGCAAGATAAATACCCCTCGTACGAGTTTGTGTTGATTATCGGCGAGGATAATCTGCCTTCTTTCCCGAAGTGGAAAAACTACGAGCAAATTTTAAATTTTTTCCAGGTTTACGTATATCCCCGTTCCGGCACACCGCCTTCTGCCCTAAAAGATCACCCCAAAGTAAAAATGGTACCCGCCCCCATGCTGGACATTTCGGCTACCTTTATCCGCGACTGCGTGCACCAAGGTAAATCCATTACCTACATGGTACCCGAGGAGGTAGAAAATTACATTAAATTGAAGAAATTCTGGTTGTAA